CGATTCGCCCATTGCCTTCCGCAGCCCTCAACGCTGCGGAATATGGGTGGGCACTCAAAATCAGGAACAAGCAAACCCGGGTCCTCGCCGGTGGCCCGGCGGGCATTGGCGCGCCGGCAGCGCAGTTGTAGACCCAAGGCGGTGAGTCAGTCTTGATGCAGGTTAGCTCAGGGCGGTTTGTGGGGCTGACGAGTGTTCTGCTGGTGCTTGTCTTGCTCTTCAGCGCCGGCGTGGCCCTCGCGCAGCGGGCCGAAGACGAAGAGGACATTGTCCTCAAGTCTGAGACCGACTACCAGCGGGTCGTCACTCTCGTCGACGGCGCCGAGATGAAGCGAGTCGTGGAAGACATGGCCGCGCTCGGCTCCCGTGTCACCGGTTACCCCGGTTGCGAGAAGGCCGTCGATATGGTGGTCGACAAGTTCAAGGAGCTTGGTCTCAAGGACATCACCATCGAGGAGTTCCCGGTGGTCGTCCCCATGGTCAAGCCTGATGAGAAAGGGCGCGCCGCGTCGATCGAGGTCTCCGGCGGCGAAGACCTGGAGATCCTGCCCCTTTGGCCCAACCTGGTTCGCACCCCCAAGACTCCGCCTGAAGGCATCTCCGGCCGGCTCATCTACGGCGGCACCGGCAACCTTCGGGCCTTCAACGGCAAAGACATCTCCAACTCCATCGTGCTCCTGGACTTCAACTGCGGCGCCGACTGGTTCAACGCCCCGCTCCTGGGGGCAAAGGCCGTGCTCTTCATCGAGCCTGAACAGACCCTGCGCGGCGACGCTGAGCAGAAGTTCCTGTCGATCCCCATCAACATCCCCCGCTTCTGGGTGCCCAAGGCCGCATCGGACTACCTCATGGCCATGCTCCAGTCCCGGGAGCGCGTCGACGTGACCCTCAAGTGCGACATGGAGTGGCAGGAGGTCACCGGCAAGAACGTCGTCGCCCGTGTGAAAGGCACCGACCCCAGGCTCAGCAAGCAGCAGGTGGTCGTGCAGGCATACTACGATTCCATCTCCGTCGCTCCCACCGCCGCACCCGGGGCGGAGAATGCCTGCAGCCTTTCCGCCATGTATCAGGTTATCAAGGCGATTCTCGACCAGAAGCCCAAGCGCAGCATCACCTTCCTCGCAACGTCTGGCCACTTCCAGGCGCTCAGCGGAAGCAAGTGGTTCGTTCGCGAGCGGATTCGCGGCGGCCGCAGCGAGAAGCGGGTCAGGCAGATGTTCAACCTGGTCGATACCGCGCGGCGCGAAATCGAGGAAGCCGCGGATCGAGTCTGGGAAGAGGACCGCAGCACTCGCGTTGAGAAGACCGAAGAAGAGATTACCGACGAGCGCATCCGCGCGCTCAGCCGCATCCGCAAGTCCCTCAAGATCGCTCTGAAAAAGATGCGCGGGCTCGAAAAGACCATCCGCAAGGCCCGCAAAGAAGACCCGAACCGCGGAAAGCTTGAGGAGAAGAAGCTCACCGAGGAGGAGCTCAAAGAACGCGAACGGCTGATCAATGAGTTTGATCAGGCGCTGCCCGAAATGAGACAGGCGCTGGAAGCTTGCCTCGATGTGGTGGACAATGGCCGCGCCCAGGGACGCCACGCCGACACGGCCACGAAGCAGGATATCCTGGCGAAAGTCCAAGAGTCCATCCAGGCCGCCACCGACGCCCTCGACTTCTCTCACGAGGGCATCTCCCTTTGGTTCTCGCTGGACCTGTCCAGTCACAATGACGCCTTCGGGATCTTCTACAAGGGCTACTTCTACAACTACGCCGAGAATATCCAGTGGAAGTTCTCGGACATCGGCAAGAAGGCCCGCGAATATAGCGAACTGATCGGGCAGGCGCTGGGTGTCGATCCGACTACCCGGTTCGCGGACGGGATCAACGCGATCCAGGGCAAGAGCTGGCAGACCTACATGGCCGGCAAGCTGGCCCTCGCCAATGAAGTCGCCACGATTGGAGGCATTCCCGGCCTCGGATTTGCCACCATCAACGATTCGCGCCCCTACGTGGACACCCCCATGGACGTCCCTGAACGGGTGGACATGGACAACGTCGTCACCCAGACACAGTTCCTTGCCTGTCTCATGTGCGACCTGATCAATATCTCCGACCCTCGCAGCAAGGACCTCTACGACCTGCAGCTTGACGATAACTTCGTCGAGGTCAAGGGCCGGGTTGTTGAGTTCGATCCGGAGACCACCACATTCCCGGATGAGCCTATTGAGGGCAAGCCCGTGGAAGGCACCCGCGCCGGCAATACGTGCGTCGTGGTTGCCCGCACCGGCGGCAAGACAGCGATGGGGGTGCGTTGCGAGCTCTTCGACATCCCGACGAACCTGGAGAGGGACAAGGAACCGGACCGCAAGCGAGACCCCAAAGCGCACCAGGAGTGGAAGGACAAGGGCGGACGCCTGACCTCGCTCATCGGCCTTCCCAACGTGCGTGCCCGCGGCGGCCAGGTCCCCATTGAGGGCTACGACCTGCACGCCGAGGACGGACGTGTCTGCATGGCCCCCGACCGCGGCGTCAACGGCAACGAGGCCTACCCCACCGCGCTCACTATGGATCAGGAAGTCAAGCCGGTCACCAGCGTCCTGTTCGCCTGCAAGTCCATGGCGATCTTCGACATGGTTGACCAGCGGTTCTTCGAGCTGCTGCGCGAGATCAACGTCTACGACGCCACCACGGACGCGGCACCCTACGAGTATGGCTACTGTCTGCCGCTTCCGCCGGAGCAGTTCACCTCCGCCTACGAGCCCTGCGCGGTTGTATTCGCACCCGGTGGCACCAAGGTGAAGGTCACCATGGGTGCCAGCGTCCTCGGTCTGCGGTTCGTTCTTGTGAACCCCACCGAAGAGGACCATGAGGGCGAAGGGTATCTCATCGACAAGTACCCCTCCATGTACGCAACGCCGTTCCGAGTGGCGATGGACATGTGGCAGCTCGACGAGGAGCGCATGACCCGTCTGCGCGAGCACGGCATCGAAAACAGCCGCGTGGATAAAGCTCACGTCACCGCCCGCACGCACCTTGAGGAAGCCAGGAAGTATCTTGAGCGGCGGCAGTATGACAAGTTCTTCACCGCTGCCCGCTCGGCGTGGAGCTTCGAGTCCCGGGCATATCCCGACGTGCGCCGCACGGCGAACGACGTCATCAAGGGCATCCTTTTCTATCTTGCGCTCCTCTTGCCTTTCGCCTTCTTCAGCGAGCGCCTGTTCATTGCCGCCCCCGACGTGCGCTGGCAGATCGTGGGATTCTTTGGCATTTTCATGCTGATCTTCTTCCTGATCGCCCTGGTGCACCCGGCCTTCGCCATCACGTTCACGCCGGCCATTATCCTGTTGGCCTTCATCATCCTGGCCCTGACGATGATCGTTATCTCCATCATCGTCCAGAAGTTCGAGGACCAGATGAAAGAGGTCCGTTACGAGCAGACAGGTATCCGCACCGCGGACGTGGGCCGTCTTAGCGCGTCCGGCGCGGCATTCAACCTCGGCATCGCGAACCTGCGCCGCCGCAAGGTCCGCACAATGCTCACCTGTCTGACACTGATCCTCCTCACCTTCACTGTTCTGTCCTGCACGTCCGTCGTCGAGGGCGTGCGCAACAACCGGATTCGCCTTCCCAAGGAAGCGCCTTACAACGGCATCCTGATCCGCGACAAGACCTGGGCGCCCATCGGCGAACCGACCCAGCGCGTCATGAACAACGAGTTCGGCGACCGCTACCCGGTTGCCCCGCGCGCCTGGTACTTCTCGAGTAAAGTCGGAGACCAGTCCTTCGTCACCGTCAGCCGCGGCCTTGATACCTACGCCGCCACGGCGATGGTGGGTCTGACACCCCAGGAAGCCGAGATCACCGTGGACCCGGCACAGCACCTGAAGAAGGGCGGACGGTGGTTCCGGCCCGACGACACCCTGGTCTGCATCATTCCCGAAGGCATGGCCGACAAGCTGAATATCTCGCCATCCCAGGTGGGAACGGCCTCTGTATCCGTGTTCGGAACCAGCCTGCGGGTCATCGGAATTGTGCGCTCCAATAAGTTCAAGAACCACGCCATCGACCTCGACGGCGAATCGATCACGCCGGTTGACTACCTGCTCATGCAGGAGCAGCAGGCACAGCAGCAACAGCAGCAGCGCGGAGACAAGATGAGCGAGGACGAACTGCGCGAGTACATCCATCTCGCGCCCGACAGTGTCCTGTTCGTCCCATACGAGTTCGTGATCAATGCCGGCGGCACCCTGCGTTCCGTGGCGTTGAAGATGGACAAGGCAGATGACGTGCGCAAGCACCTCGACGACCTCATGCAGCGCGTCGAGCTCAACCTGTATGCGGGAATGGATGGCGAGACCTTCCTGTGCAGTGCGGTCGGTGCTACCAGCTTCAAAGGCGCCTCGGACCTCGCGATCCCGATTCTCATCGCCGCTGCCATCGTTCTCAACACTATGCTTGGGTCCGTCTACGAACGCGTCCGTGAGATCTACATCTACAGCTCCCTGGGGCTGGCGCCTACCCACATCGCGGCCCTCTTCATCGCGGAGGCCAGCGTGTACGCGATCCTGGGCGCTATCGCCGGGTACCTCGTGGGTCAGGCGATGGCCAAGTTCCTGCTCACCTTCAACCTGCTCACCGGTCTGAACCTGAACTACTCGTCACTGTCGGCGGTGGCCTCCACGGCCATCATCATGTTCACGGTGCTGCTATCCGTTATCTACCCCGCGAAACGGGCGTCGCAGATCGCGATGCCCGGCATTGAGCGCCGTTGGACCCTGCCCGAGCCTGAGAACGACCAGATCGCAATGGGCCTGCCTTTCACCGTCACGGGCGACCAGGCTCTGGGTGTCAACATGTTCTTGCGCGAGTACCTCGCCGCCCACGCCGACTACTCACTGGGGCACTT
The sequence above is drawn from the Armatimonadota bacterium genome and encodes:
- a CDS encoding M28 family peptidase, with the protein product MQVSSGRFVGLTSVLLVLVLLFSAGVALAQRAEDEEDIVLKSETDYQRVVTLVDGAEMKRVVEDMAALGSRVTGYPGCEKAVDMVVDKFKELGLKDITIEEFPVVVPMVKPDEKGRAASIEVSGGEDLEILPLWPNLVRTPKTPPEGISGRLIYGGTGNLRAFNGKDISNSIVLLDFNCGADWFNAPLLGAKAVLFIEPEQTLRGDAEQKFLSIPINIPRFWVPKAASDYLMAMLQSRERVDVTLKCDMEWQEVTGKNVVARVKGTDPRLSKQQVVVQAYYDSISVAPTAAPGAENACSLSAMYQVIKAILDQKPKRSITFLATSGHFQALSGSKWFVRERIRGGRSEKRVRQMFNLVDTARREIEEAADRVWEEDRSTRVEKTEEEITDERIRALSRIRKSLKIALKKMRGLEKTIRKARKEDPNRGKLEEKKLTEEELKERERLINEFDQALPEMRQALEACLDVVDNGRAQGRHADTATKQDILAKVQESIQAATDALDFSHEGISLWFSLDLSSHNDAFGIFYKGYFYNYAENIQWKFSDIGKKAREYSELIGQALGVDPTTRFADGINAIQGKSWQTYMAGKLALANEVATIGGIPGLGFATINDSRPYVDTPMDVPERVDMDNVVTQTQFLACLMCDLINISDPRSKDLYDLQLDDNFVEVKGRVVEFDPETTTFPDEPIEGKPVEGTRAGNTCVVVARTGGKTAMGVRCELFDIPTNLERDKEPDRKRDPKAHQEWKDKGGRLTSLIGLPNVRARGGQVPIEGYDLHAEDGRVCMAPDRGVNGNEAYPTALTMDQEVKPVTSVLFACKSMAIFDMVDQRFFELLREINVYDATTDAAPYEYGYCLPLPPEQFTSAYEPCAVVFAPGGTKVKVTMGASVLGLRFVLVNPTEEDHEGEGYLIDKYPSMYATPFRVAMDMWQLDEERMTRLREHGIENSRVDKAHVTARTHLEEARKYLERRQYDKFFTAARSAWSFESRAYPDVRRTANDVIKGILFYLALLLPFAFFSERLFIAAPDVRWQIVGFFGIFMLIFFLIALVHPAFAITFTPAIILLAFIILALTMIVISIIVQKFEDQMKEVRYEQTGIRTADVGRLSASGAAFNLGIANLRRRKVRTMLTCLTLILLTFTVLSCTSVVEGVRNNRIRLPKEAPYNGILIRDKTWAPIGEPTQRVMNNEFGDRYPVAPRAWYFSSKVGDQSFVTVSRGLDTYAATAMVGLTPQEAEITVDPAQHLKKGGRWFRPDDTLVCIIPEGMADKLNISPSQVGTASVSVFGTSLRVIGIVRSNKFKNHAIDLDGESITPVDYLLMQEQQAQQQQQQRGDKMSEDELREYIHLAPDSVLFVPYEFVINAGGTLRSVALKMDKADDVRKHLDDLMQRVELNLYAGMDGETFLCSAVGATSFKGASDLAIPILIAAAIVLNTMLGSVYERVREIYIYSSLGLAPTHIAALFIAEASVYAILGAIAGYLVGQAMAKFLLTFNLLTGLNLNYSSLSAVASTAIIMFTVLLSVIYPAKRASQIAMPGIERRWTLPEPENDQIAMGLPFTVTGDQALGVNMFLREYLAAHADYSLGHFSTADIDLGTIQAELGEGYQLSVMVWLAPYDLGVSERLLLQTVPTEDAEVYQIRAVIIRESGDESSWIRVTRNFINMLRKQYLLWRTFPAGLKGEYGQRGMRLLAGELEEEE